The nucleotide window cttttttagtatGAGAAGTACTGTTTTCCCCATACAGGGGGTAGGAGGGTGGGTGACTTGTCTTGAGTGaggaagtttttttgtttgttttgttttgtcgGTGTCCAGTCCGGCTCCCCCCTCCAGATCAGAGTGTATTCATTACAGTTGCAtacaaaatgtttcctttagGATCAGGTCTCAGGAATTAATGTTGTGTGTGCCTACAGagtataattaattttaattggtTAGAAGGTgttgatttttccattttctgttaaatatgaAAGTACCTTTTATTTAAGATTGTGTAGCATTCACAAAGGATGTAGCTTAGATAGAACAAGCGCACAGTCCACTTCATGTGGATGTGGTTTCCCCATACTTTCAGTACTGCTCCGCCTCAACTGTAAAACTTCAAGACCCACCCTTTCCTGCAAGATAATATAACTCAGTCTTTGTGtgattctgaaggaaaaatatcatgTCTTCAGTATTACAACATGGTGTTAATTATATATTTGCTACCGGTTCTCCTTTCTGCAAAGGTTTAAGTCTATGCTTAACTTCACAGATCTATTTAAACTTCATGAAATTACATCACATCAGCTCAAGTCTAGGAATGCAAAAACATAGTAATTATGTATAGTGTATAGTACTTAGTAGCTTTGGAACTTAGTCTTTTTGAGAGTGAGACTGTGAGATAATTCTTTAACATTTTCACCTAATTTATAGTCTTTCGTGGATTGTCAGGAaataatgaagttttttttttttagtattgttCAGTGGTTTCACTTGTTCTTTTGGAGGATAAAACCTTAATTTTTAGCTTCTTTCACTTTGCTTCAATTTTTCGTGATGTTATAGTTTTCTATTTCACTATGGTTTTGTGTGGGTTTTTGATTCTTGGTTTTATAGTAGAATCACACACCttaacttctgttttatttacataGCTTTCCCATGTGTAGAACTTACCCCATACAAGCAGCTTTATAGTAGTGCATTATGTTCTCCAAGCATGGAATCAAAAATATTggaacaaggaaaaaagaagtattgttaactttaaaaacagcattcaaTAGAcgtttattttgaaataaactgtttttctgcatacacattttaaaatgcaaaattcagtCATCTGTGTTTGATAGAAAACTCAAACTTCTTAGTAAGTTCTGGCTTTTCATGTGTGTTGCATGCTTAGGGGACTAtactgtatataaaaaaaaaagtagcagtgCTTTGCATGTATTATCAGTAGAGCAGATGTGAAGATGATTGTTCTAATGGCACCTATTTGTGATAGAATATTGAGTTAATTAATCGAATCTTCATTTTATGAATTGTTTTAGctctttacattaaaaatgtttcaagttAATATCTAATTAAATCAATAACAAGGCAGAAATTAGATATaagaataaaactattttactGTGTCTTTTCTCTAAAGCTGCGTGCTGGCCCATTTGATGAGTTCCAGATCGCTACCATGCTAAAGGAAATCTTGAAAGGTCTTGACTACCtacattcagagaaaaaaattcacAGGGATATAAAAGgtgcatttaaaatgtaactttGTTAAAGCCCTTAAAAATCATGGGAGCAGCGTTCTAAATTAGATGTTATATTATTTCCATTTGGCAGCTGCCAATGTCTTGTTATCAGAGCAAGGTGATGTTAAACTTGCTGATTTTGGAGTTGCTGGGCAGCTGACAGACACGCAAATTAAGAGGAATACCTTTGTTGGAACTCCATTTTGGATGGCTCCTGAAGTTATTCAGCAGTCAGCGTATGATTCAAAAGTAAGTATGAGAGTAGAATATCTTTTCTTTGTATCTGCAGATCtaacagaaagctttttttgtctttttctagcTTTATCAATACtgaaaaaagtttatttcagaTTACATGATTTTAAGTAACAAAAGAACAATTAAATTGTTATTACAGTTTATAAACTGTATAAATAAACTGGATGTCACTGTACTCCCATACAAGATCCATGAAAACTCAGCAAGTAAACTTGATGCTTTCCTGTTAACATTCTGTTAGAGAAACTCCCTGGATACTTTGTGttgtgggtttatttttgtttaatttaaattcagtgTTTCCCACTTTATTCAAGTAGTAATAAAGCTTTCAGATCAGAATACTACCAGAATTTATCACCTTATTTTAAACCTAAGATCAGGGCTGAAATTTTACTCTATTCTCACTCTTTTATATGACATGAATCTTACCATTTGAACTTAATTTCTTAAGATGCAGGTATTTAAGTTGGTCTCTAGGCTTCCTCTTACTGTCAAAGGAGAAGGAATTGAATGGGTTGCCTGCCCTTCCATTATCTACAGAAGGGTGACTTGTGTGAGACAAAGTTTAGCTTTACTATTCATCTGTGTTTTGTCAGTATACGTTGGACTCTTAATATGTGATTGCATTTCTACAACTTGCGGTCAGGTATTTCCAATGACCTGTGTAATTCTGAAGATTTCAGCTAATCGTAGACGAATTGGAAGGGAGAGTTTCTCGATGTGAACAAACAGTAGAAAAGCAGACATTATACCCCTGCCATATTTTCTGTGGGTTTGGAGCTGCTGCTAAAAATCACTATAAGGAAGGAAAGTGAAGTTTGAAGAAATTTTGTACATAGAAGGGCTTCTTGCTGATAATAAGGAGCGTATACATTCACTTGTAATTTTCATGTGTAGAGTTCCAGTGGTACAGCTGTAATACTCTTTCCATGGCTTTTTGGGAAAGTACTctagcttgtttttaaaatgcatgttatCCTGTCCAAGTGAAAATAATTCCTCTTCTGTTTGCCCTGTGTGTAAATCAGCTGTACCACCCCTTCATTTACATTCTGCCAGCAACCTAATCTCCTGCATTCCGTATCTCCTCACTATTGTTGCGAGAGCAAtgccctttctcctttctttcttagCCAGAAGTCTAGTGGGAAAGTATGAAAGAGGCAAGCCTTTGGGTAGGACAGATGAAAAGGTTTTGGACAGGATACACTGATTTCTAGTCTAATACTGTAAAGTATTTTGGCATCTGGACTGCTTTTTAACTTCTCTGTTCCCTTCTTCAAAATAGTcgaaaatgaaataaattagtACACTTTTATAGCAATAGAGACTTAAAAGCCCCatctctttcaaaatgttttgttccagTTATGAGCTAgcttattttttctatattaaatTACAGATATTTTAGTTCTTCTTATGAATAGGAAAGGAGTATTGGAGAGATGCAACTTGTAACCCTTCTTTACTATATGGGCAGCTTTAAATTATGACTATTTGCCAAGTGTAGTCAATCATTCccatttttaatgagaaacacCTATAGTGACTTGAATGGCTCTTGCAACTAATCTAAAAAGATGCAAATGATGTATATTTCACTTCGGAGAAATCTCCGAGTTGAAAGATTGCATAGTTCATAAGACACAAATAAAATTTGTCTCTGTATCAATAATGCTTATTTCTAGGTAAAAATAGTATCAATTATTCAGAAACTTTTGCTGCCAACTTGGTGTCTCAGATCTAACCAGAGTTGTTGATCATTTTCCAGTTAACTTCATAAAGCTGTTAGGAAAGAAATAGACAGTGCAACAATACTGATTTTGTATACATTGGTCAAAGTTATTCAAGACTAATGAAATCACTTAGGTCTTTGGAAATTATAGCCTTTGAGTATTAAAAAAGaatctttattcattttctacTGAGACCAAAGTTAACTTTATTATATAAATGCAGATTTCAGTTATTAAATACTTTGTTGTGATATCATTTAACTTTATAATATAAGTAACTTTTTCCCTTCTCAGGCTGACATCTGGTCATTGGGAATCACTGCTATTGAACTAGCCAAAGGGGAGCCACCCAACTCTGATATGCATCCAATGAGAGTTCTGTTTCTCATTCCAAAAAACAATCCTCCAACTTTGTTAGGAGAATTCAGTAAACCTTTTAAAGAATTCATCGATGCGTGTCTCAATAAGGATCCAACATTTGTGAGTAGATAAGTGTTTGTGTGTAGAGGtctataattatattttttaatacatgttTGTGAAGTATTCTGCTGGTACGGTACATCACAGTTGGTTGAAATAATTTTGGAGACTATACTTTTGACTGTAAATATTAATGGTACTTCTTAACAACTGTCTCTTCACCCCAGCCtcttgtgtttaaaataatgaagggggggagggggggggggacagaagAAATGATGATGGCAGAGGCAACTTCCTACACCGCATGTGAACATAGGATAAGGTCAGAAGAGAAGCTTTGAAAGAGGAGAGAATCCTAAATCTCTTCCCTAGCAGAACTTTTGTTGTCTGCTTGAATTCTGCTTACAAGGAAATGTTGCAGTGGAGAAATTTGATTAGTCATTTTCCTGGGTGTGTACTTTCTAGCATAGAAGGGTAAGCAATAGTCTGTGTGTGACTTGATCGTATTTTTAGAGTGCTTGTAAATGTGGATTACTGGCTTCTCTCAACTTCCTGTTTCTACTAATTTCCTGATGCTGTATGAGCTAAGTCAGTTGTCATACTAAATCTCCCCTACTAATATTTAAAGTCAAAAAATGTTAGCATAACATTAAATACTTAAGTGTTTCTTATAGCGCCCTACAGCAAAAGAACTTCTGAAGCACAAATTCATTATGAAAAATGCCAAGAAGACTTCATACCTGACAGAACTAATTGATAGGTTTAAGAGATGGAAAGCAGAGGGACATAGTAGCGATGAAACTGATTCCGATGGTTCTGATTCGTAAGTTAATTTTCACAATTTAGTCTCTATctgactttttctgttttgcattggCTTCTTTCAAGGAAATCCTCTGTTTGAAACTGAAGACTAATGTATAAGTCAAGCTATGCACTCATTCGcttacaatttttttaaatctaaactCAGTTTCAGTGCTGTTTAAGTGCTGTGTATTTCCTAGTTTGGGGCTAGTGGTTATACCAAAAACAATGAATTATAATCAGAAATACCACAGAGCAAGGCTGAGGTGTACAAAGAGGTTTGCACAATGTGGGTGGAACAACATACCTTCTGTAAGTGTCTTGCCTTTCTGGACATCAGATAACTGTTTTAAATGGGATGTCATAGGAGAAGGTAAGCTTTGTAAGTAGGCAttctctgtttgctttgtatttcaAGTTGGTatctgaagttgtttttctgaagttcagttaaCATTTCGAcacatgtttttttcccttgttttaaGGCATACAGAAATAATCCATATAGATTTACTATGTATTTGGGTTACCTATAGTTGCTTAGCATTATGCTGTGGCTAGTATTATGTACATCATATCCTTTTTCTTAGGGAGTCaagtaacaaagaaaacaactctCATCCTGAGTGGAGCTTTACTACAGTTCGAAAGAAACCAGATgcaaaaaagctgcagaatgGGACGGTATGTAGTCTAAAGAGTTCTTCTTTAAGTGATGGTTTTGAAGCCATTGTAAGGTAGTGTTAAAACTTGTAATTATTCGGTTTTCTTAAGAATTGACTACTTTTTTGTAGTCCAACAGATAATGCTTGTTAATGACATTTCCTATGCCTGTGTCAGCCTTAATTGCAAAAGATACCACATACTAACAGAACAGTATCCGTTCAAAGATATGTGAATTTTAAACTGTTATATAATATTAGAGAAGAGAAATTGGAGCGTGACAATATGGCGTATGTCATCAGGCATCTATTTCTATATTTCCTAACGTTTGTTGATGTACTGTACCTTCATTGTTTTGTGATACATTACAGGGGCTGTGTTGAATTCAGCTGAACTTTCAAAATCATGTAAGCTGCATTTAACACAGCATACGTATGGTATAGGAATATACTGATATCCTGATTTGTTAATTTTTAGGATCAAGATCTTGTTAAAACCCTGAGTT belongs to Anas acuta chromosome 13, bAnaAcu1.1, whole genome shotgun sequence and includes:
- the STK26 gene encoding serine/threonine-protein kinase 26; its protein translation is MAHSPVAVQVPGMQNHRADPEELFTKLERIGKGSFGEVFKGIDNRTQQVVAIKIIDLEEAEDEIEDIQQEITVLSQCDSPYVTKYYGSYLKGTKLWIIMEYLGGGSALDLLRAGPFDEFQIATMLKEILKGLDYLHSEKKIHRDIKAANVLLSEQGDVKLADFGVAGQLTDTQIKRNTFVGTPFWMAPEVIQQSAYDSKADIWSLGITAIELAKGEPPNSDMHPMRVLFLIPKNNPPTLLGEFSKPFKEFIDACLNKDPTFRPTAKELLKHKFIMKNAKKTSYLTELIDRFKRWKAEGHSSDETDSDGSDSESSNKENNSHPEWSFTTVRKKPDAKKLQNGTDQDLVKTLSCLTMIITPVFAELKQQDTNNASRKKAIEELEKSINMAEATCPGITDKMVKKLMEKFQKFSVNDSS